From Paracoccus aminovorans, one genomic window encodes:
- a CDS encoding RNA polymerase sigma factor codes for MTRHTPARGARSEGHGDPRDELVDHLPALRAFALSLTREGASADDLVQDTIVKAWTHIDKFQPGTNLRAWLFTILRNTFYSARRKTRREVSDTDGIHAARQATRPEHDGRLALNDFRTAFEKLPDEQREALILVGASGFSYEEAAGMTGVAVGTVKSRANRGRRRLAELLQLEEGEELEMTDRATLAVMAQNNPVLR; via the coding sequence ATGACCCGTCACACCCCGGCGCGCGGCGCCCGTTCCGAAGGCCATGGCGACCCTCGGGACGAGTTGGTCGACCACCTGCCAGCCCTGCGCGCCTTCGCGCTGTCGCTGACCCGCGAGGGGGCTTCGGCCGACGATCTGGTGCAGGACACCATCGTCAAGGCCTGGACCCATATCGACAAGTTCCAGCCCGGCACCAACCTGCGGGCCTGGCTGTTCACCATCCTGCGCAACACCTTCTATTCGGCCCGCCGCAAGACCCGGCGCGAGGTTTCCGACACGGACGGCATCCACGCCGCCCGCCAGGCCACGCGTCCCGAACACGACGGCCGGCTGGCGCTGAACGATTTTCGCACCGCCTTCGAAAAGCTGCCCGACGAACAGCGCGAGGCGCTGATCCTGGTCGGCGCCTCGGGCTTTTCCTACGAGGAAGCCGCGGGGATGACCGGGGTCGCCGTCGGCACGGTCAAGTCGCGCGCCAACCGCGGCCGGCGCCGGCTGGCCGAGCTTCTGCAGCTGGAAGAGGGCGAGGAGCTGGAGATGACCGACCGCGCCACGCTGGCGGTGATGGCGCAGAACAACCCCGTTCTGCGCTGA
- a CDS encoding aldo/keto reductase, with protein MQRMKLGDSGVSVSGVCLGTMTFGSQTAAAEAHIQMDRALDAGVSFLDTAEMYPVNPVRRETVGRSEEIVGDWLAARGNRDRVQIATKVTGPSGTVRAEGYDGAILRQTVDASLQRLRTDRIDLYQLHWPLRGSYAFRQNWRYDPSKQDRDATLAHMADVLEAAADLHRAGKIRAFGLSNESAWGTARWIDTAARLDAPRVVAIQNEYSALYRAFDTDLAELAVNERVTLLAYSPLAAGLLTGKYQDGTAPEASRAAVDLAHGGPGDLGGRRTDRAITAVAAWSNLAAELGLDPIHMAIAFIRQRPFPAIPIIGATDRAQLDHLLAGLDLVLSDEALRRIDRLHRAHPQPY; from the coding sequence ATGCAGCGGATGAAGCTTGGCGACAGCGGCGTTTCGGTCAGCGGCGTATGCCTAGGCACGATGACCTTCGGCAGCCAGACCGCCGCGGCCGAGGCCCATATCCAGATGGATCGGGCGCTGGACGCCGGCGTCAGCTTCCTCGACACGGCCGAGATGTATCCGGTCAACCCGGTCCGGCGCGAAACCGTGGGCCGCAGCGAAGAGATCGTCGGCGACTGGCTGGCCGCGCGTGGCAACCGCGACCGGGTGCAGATCGCGACCAAGGTCACCGGCCCCAGCGGCACCGTCCGCGCCGAGGGCTATGACGGCGCCATCCTGCGCCAGACCGTCGACGCCTCGCTGCAGCGGCTCAGGACCGACCGCATCGACCTCTACCAGCTGCATTGGCCCCTGCGCGGCAGCTATGCCTTTCGCCAGAACTGGCGCTACGACCCCTCGAAGCAGGACCGCGACGCGACGCTGGCGCATATGGCGGATGTGCTCGAAGCGGCGGCCGATCTGCACCGGGCCGGCAAGATCCGCGCCTTCGGTCTGTCGAACGAATCCGCCTGGGGCACGGCGCGCTGGATCGACACCGCCGCGCGGCTGGACGCGCCGCGCGTGGTGGCGATCCAGAACGAATATTCGGCCCTCTACCGCGCCTTCGACACCGACCTGGCCGAGCTGGCGGTGAACGAACGCGTGACGCTGCTGGCCTATTCGCCGCTGGCGGCGGGGCTTCTGACCGGGAAATACCAGGACGGCACCGCGCCCGAGGCCAGCCGCGCCGCCGTGGACCTTGCCCATGGCGGGCCGGGCGACCTGGGCGGCCGCCGCACCGATCGCGCCATCACCGCCGTCGCGGCCTGGTCGAATCTGGCGGCCGAACTCGGGCTGGACCCGATCCACATGGCCATCGCCTTCATCCGGCAGCGGCCCTTCCCGGCGATCCCGATCATCGGCGCCACCGACCGCGCACAGCTCGACCACCTGCTCGCCGGCCTGGATCTGGTGCTGTCCGACGAGGCCCTGCGCCGCATCGACCGTCTGCACCGCGCCCATCCCCAGCCCTATTGA
- a CDS encoding response regulator, producing the protein MSAAELAQSISRELPYLRRYARALTGSQTAGDNYAAATLEAILSDRSLMQGDDTRIGLFRTFHAIWQSSGQPVETEAPTPREARAQVHLRGLTPNSREALLLRTIEELRYDQIAQVMQCPQPEAEELVQIALSEMSRSLSGKVMVIEDETIIAMDLKGIVQAMGHEVTGIARTHAAAVDLAHQKRPDLILADIQLADGSSGIEAVNELLGDMGDIPVIFITAFPERLLTGDRPEPAFLISKPYSEEQVRSAVSQAMFFASTEGLAVS; encoded by the coding sequence ATGTCCGCAGCGGAACTCGCCCAATCCATCAGCCGCGAGCTGCCCTATCTGCGCCGCTATGCGCGCGCCTTGACCGGCAGCCAGACCGCCGGCGACAATTATGCCGCCGCCACCCTGGAAGCCATCCTGTCCGACCGCAGCCTGATGCAGGGCGACGACACCCGCATCGGGCTGTTCCGCACCTTCCACGCCATCTGGCAAAGCTCGGGCCAGCCGGTCGAAACCGAGGCACCGACCCCGCGCGAAGCCCGCGCCCAGGTGCATCTGCGCGGCCTGACGCCGAATTCGCGCGAGGCGCTGCTGCTGCGCACCATCGAGGAGCTGCGCTACGACCAGATCGCGCAGGTCATGCAATGCCCGCAACCCGAGGCCGAGGAGCTGGTGCAGATCGCGCTGTCCGAGATGAGCCGGTCGCTGTCGGGCAAGGTCATGGTGATCGAGGACGAGACCATCATCGCCATGGACCTGAAGGGCATCGTGCAGGCCATGGGTCACGAGGTGACCGGCATCGCCCGCACCCATGCCGCCGCCGTCGACCTGGCGCATCAGAAACGCCCGGACCTGATCCTGGCCGACATCCAGCTGGCGGACGGGTCGTCGGGCATCGAGGCGGTGAACGAGCTGCTGGGCGACATGGGCGACATCCCGGTGATCTTCATCACCGCCTTCCCCGAGCGGCTGTTGACCGGCGACCGGCCCGAGCCGGCCTTCCTGATCTCGAAACCCTATTCCGAGGAGCAGGTGCGTTCGGCGGTCAGCCAGGCGATGTTCTTCGCTTCGACCGAGGGGCTGGCGGTCAGCTGA
- a CDS encoding histidine kinase dimerization/phosphoacceptor domain -containing protein, whose protein sequence is MLRPLLDRMEFTKGLGFRLGGLLSVAILPIGLISVIQTLHLSREYERSAEIALLGRTATAAAGERALLQSALGTADALGPAVLETMDRPQACSDIMRGFVQRTVNFVYAGFTRLDGVTECSSVPGVHDLSQESAFKQFSESPGTLVTTSADGPITGQPVVVVIQPLYRGVELLGYIGVSMSHDMLRSTHVSGLGTEGARILTFNNQGRILSADHEGHGDLQEVLPRDKSLTSLLSLSETTFRDYTSAGERRVFSVVPVVPGLVYALGSWNRAESGITGIDITRRTALILPLILWAASLAVAYFAVYRLVLRHIRELRGQMRRFAIGDRSAPPPVLADAPAEIEDMSQTFHNMARILIRDEEAMENAVKEKTVLLKEVHHRVKNNLQLIASIINMQIRVIDHDDARRVLRSVQDRVASLATIYRNLYQAEHLDSVEADRLIRDIINQMANASVGPGAGLRIDTELEPLVLMPDQAVPLTLLATEAFTNALKYSGVSDPDARPWVRVRLGMDGPRHAVLEVENSVGAAGLAEGTGLGSQLIEAFAMQLEGEAEQEMDAHRFLLRLRFRVENLHKREPAEMPQVVLTSAARPGSQH, encoded by the coding sequence GTGCTGCGGCCTCTGCTGGACCGGATGGAATTCACCAAGGGGCTGGGCTTCCGGCTGGGCGGGCTCTTGTCGGTGGCGATCCTGCCCATCGGGCTGATCTCGGTGATCCAGACCCTGCACCTATCGCGCGAATACGAGCGCAGCGCCGAGATCGCGCTGCTGGGCCGCACCGCCACCGCCGCCGCAGGCGAGCGGGCGCTGCTGCAAAGCGCGCTCGGCACCGCCGACGCGCTGGGTCCGGCGGTGCTGGAGACCATGGACCGGCCGCAGGCCTGTTCCGACATCATGCGCGGCTTCGTCCAGCGCACGGTGAATTTCGTCTATGCCGGCTTCACCCGGCTGGACGGGGTCACTGAATGCTCCTCGGTCCCCGGCGTGCACGATCTGTCGCAGGAAAGCGCGTTCAAGCAGTTCAGCGAAAGCCCGGGCACGCTGGTCACCACCAGCGCGGACGGGCCGATCACCGGCCAGCCGGTGGTGGTGGTGATCCAGCCGCTGTATCGGGGCGTCGAGCTGCTGGGCTATATCGGCGTGTCGATGTCGCATGACATGCTGCGCTCGACCCATGTCTCGGGTCTGGGGACCGAGGGCGCGCGCATCCTGACCTTCAACAACCAGGGCCGCATCCTGTCGGCGGACCACGAGGGCCACGGCGACCTGCAAGAGGTCCTGCCGCGCGACAAGTCCCTGACCTCGCTGCTGTCGCTCAGCGAAACCACCTTCCGCGACTATACCAGCGCGGGGGAACGGCGGGTGTTCAGCGTCGTGCCGGTGGTCCCCGGCCTGGTCTATGCGCTGGGGTCCTGGAACCGCGCCGAATCCGGCATCACCGGCATCGACATCACCCGGCGCACGGCGCTGATCCTGCCGCTGATCCTGTGGGCGGCCTCGCTGGCCGTGGCCTATTTCGCGGTCTATCGCCTGGTCCTACGCCATATCCGCGAATTGCGCGGCCAGATGCGGCGTTTCGCCATCGGCGACCGCTCGGCGCCGCCGCCGGTGCTGGCCGACGCCCCGGCCGAGATCGAGGACATGAGCCAGACCTTCCACAACATGGCGCGCATCCTGATCCGCGACGAAGAGGCGATGGAAAACGCGGTCAAGGAAAAGACCGTGCTGCTGAAAGAGGTGCATCACCGGGTCAAGAACAACCTGCAGCTGATCGCCTCGATCATCAACATGCAGATCCGGGTCATCGACCACGACGACGCCCGCCGCGTGCTGCGCTCGGTCCAGGACCGGGTGGCGTCGCTGGCGACGATCTATCGCAACCTCTACCAGGCCGAGCACCTAGACTCGGTCGAGGCCGACCGGCTGATCCGCGACATCATCAACCAGATGGCCAATGCCTCGGTCGGACCCGGCGCCGGGCTGCGCATCGACACCGAGCTGGAGCCGCTGGTGCTGATGCCCGACCAGGCGGTGCCGCTGACGCTGCTGGCGACCGAGGCCTTTACCAATGCGCTGAAATATTCCGGCGTCTCGGACCCCGACGCCCGGCCCTGGGTGCGGGTGCGGCTGGGCATGGACGGCCCGCGCCATGCCGTGCTGGAGGTCGAGAACTCGGTCGGCGCCGCGGGCCTGGCCGAGGGCACCGGCCTTGGCAGCCAGCTGATCGAGGCCTTTGCCATGCAGCTGGAAGGCGAGGCCGAGCAAGAGATGGACGCCCACCGCTTCCTGCTGCGCTTGCGCTTCCGGGTCGAGAACCTGCACAAGCGTGAGCCGGCCGAGATGCCACAGGTGGTGCTGACCTCGGCCGCGCGGCCGGGATCGCAGCATTAG
- a CDS encoding NepR family anti-sigma factor, translating into MNTRREERRRAAIEKQIDENLRRVYEQDTTQQIPDKFLQLLEKLREQE; encoded by the coding sequence ATGAATACGAGGCGGGAAGAACGCAGGCGAGCCGCAATCGAGAAGCAGATCGATGAGAATCTGCGGCGCGTCTATGAGCAGGACACCACCCAGCAGATTCCAGACAAGTTCCTGCAACTGCTCGAAAAATTGCGAGAGCAGGAGTAA
- the dnaQ gene encoding DNA polymerase III subunit epsilon produces the protein MREIVLDTETTGFDPDTGDRIVEIGAVELMNHLPTGRTFHVYINPERPMPQEAFEVHGLGDDFLRDKPRFAEVAADFVAFVGEDARLVIHNAQFDMKFLNWELRTAGYPVMPYSRAVDTLEIARGQFPGAQNSLDALCRRFRVDNSNRTLHGALLDSELLAEVYLALRGGRQPVLVLEGSGTGTARGNGAAAPGAAPRGPRPRPLAPRLTAEESEAHAAFVAKLGEKAVWLRYSTGENR, from the coding sequence ATGCGTGAGATTGTCCTGGATACCGAAACCACTGGCTTCGACCCCGACACCGGCGACCGCATCGTCGAGATCGGGGCGGTCGAGCTGATGAACCACCTGCCCACCGGGCGGACCTTCCACGTCTACATCAACCCCGAGCGCCCGATGCCGCAGGAGGCTTTCGAGGTGCACGGGCTGGGCGACGACTTCCTGCGCGACAAACCCAGATTCGCCGAGGTCGCGGCCGATTTCGTGGCCTTCGTCGGCGAGGACGCCAGGCTGGTGATCCACAACGCCCAGTTCGACATGAAATTCCTGAACTGGGAGCTGCGGACGGCCGGCTATCCTGTCATGCCCTACAGCCGCGCCGTGGACACGCTGGAAATCGCCCGGGGCCAGTTCCCGGGGGCGCAGAACTCGCTGGACGCGCTGTGCCGTCGCTTCCGGGTCGACAACTCGAACCGGACGCTGCACGGGGCGCTTCTGGACAGCGAATTGCTGGCCGAGGTCTATCTGGCGCTGCGCGGCGGCCGGCAGCCGGTGCTGGTGCTGGAGGGAAGCGGCACCGGCACCGCACGCGGGAACGGCGCCGCTGCGCCCGGCGCGGCGCCGCGCGGACCGCGGCCGCGGCCGCTGGCGCCGCGGCTGACCGCCGAGGAATCCGAGGCGCATGCTGCTTTCGTCGCGAAACTGGGCGAAAAGGCGGTGTGGCTGCGCTACAGCACGGGCGAAAACCGCTAG
- a CDS encoding L,D-transpeptidase family protein, which translates to MIQAIRALVAVVSIALLASCGGGDSSQPAPSKFKTYSGPPVTQVVVKKGERKMYLVSGKQVLKSYDVGLGSQPLGTKVFEGDGRTPEGMYFIDRKNPASRYHLSLGISYPSTQDVARAAMMGLRPGGDIMIHGLGPEGRALVKQRRDWTAGCIAVTDEEIEEIFAMLQPGVPIFVYP; encoded by the coding sequence ATGATTCAGGCAATTCGCGCTTTGGTCGCGGTGGTTTCCATCGCGCTTCTGGCAAGCTGCGGCGGCGGCGACAGCAGCCAGCCCGCGCCCAGCAAGTTCAAGACCTATTCCGGGCCGCCGGTGACCCAGGTCGTGGTCAAGAAGGGCGAGCGCAAGATGTATCTGGTCTCGGGCAAGCAGGTGCTGAAAAGCTACGATGTCGGCCTGGGCTCGCAGCCCTTGGGCACCAAAGTGTTCGAGGGCGACGGCCGCACGCCCGAGGGCATGTATTTCATCGACCGCAAGAACCCGGCCAGCCGCTATCACCTGTCGCTGGGAATTTCCTATCCCTCGACCCAGGACGTGGCGCGCGCGGCGATGATGGGCTTGCGCCCCGGCGGCGACATCATGATCCATGGCCTGGGACCCGAGGGCCGGGCGCTGGTGAAGCAGCGCCGCGACTGGACCGCCGGCTGCATCGCCGTCACCGACGAGGAAATCGAGGAAATCTTCGCCATGCTGCAGCCGGGCGTGCCGATCTTCGTCTATCCCTGA
- a CDS encoding IS5 family transposase, with translation MSRPASPTYRTRNWPAYNEALKRRGSLTIWFDPEMSWDAAPTGRRGRQQTYSDAAIQTCLSMKVLFGMALRQTTGFVESLLQLVGLDWTVPDFSTLSRRQKTLAVNIPYRGSKGPLHLLIDSTGIKVEGEGEWHARKHGGPKRRVWRKIHLGIDEETLEGRAVEITGSHIGDAPVLPDLLKQIPAHEQIGRVTADGAYDTRKCHDAIADRGADAVIPPRKNAKPWKTVAAGAGARNEALRASKYLGRALWRRWSGYHPRSRVETKMHCVKLLGQRLMARDFDRQVAELQVRIAILNRYTALGTPVTEAVG, from the coding sequence ATGAGCCGACCCGCATCCCCGACATACAGAACCCGGAACTGGCCAGCCTACAATGAAGCGCTCAAGCGCCGGGGTTCGCTGACGATCTGGTTCGACCCCGAGATGAGCTGGGATGCCGCGCCGACAGGCAGGCGTGGCCGCCAGCAGACCTACAGCGATGCCGCCATTCAGACGTGTCTTTCGATGAAGGTGCTCTTCGGCATGGCGCTCAGGCAGACGACTGGTTTCGTCGAGAGCCTGCTGCAGTTGGTTGGTCTCGACTGGACGGTGCCTGACTTCAGCACCCTGTCCCGTCGCCAGAAGACCCTGGCTGTGAACATACCGTATCGCGGGTCCAAGGGGCCGCTGCACCTGCTGATCGACAGCACTGGCATCAAGGTCGAGGGCGAAGGCGAGTGGCACGCCCGCAAGCATGGCGGCCCGAAACGGCGCGTCTGGCGCAAGATCCATCTGGGGATTGATGAGGAAACGCTGGAGGGTCGGGCGGTGGAGATCACAGGGAGCCACATCGGCGATGCGCCGGTGTTACCCGACCTGCTCAAACAGATCCCGGCGCACGAGCAGATCGGCCGCGTCACAGCAGACGGCGCCTACGACACCCGCAAATGCCACGATGCCATCGCTGACCGCGGCGCCGACGCTGTCATTCCGCCCCGCAAGAACGCCAAACCCTGGAAGACAGTCGCCGCCGGCGCGGGCGCACGAAACGAGGCTCTGCGGGCATCGAAATACCTCGGTCGTGCCCTCTGGCGACGATGGAGTGGATACCACCCCCGAAGCCGCGTCGAGACGAAGATGCACTGTGTGAAACTGCTGGGTCAGCGCCTCATGGCACGGGACTTTGACCGACAGGTCGCCGAGCTTCAGGTCCGTATCGCTATTCTGAACCGTTACACCGCGCTTGGCACCCCCGTCACAGAGGCCGTGGGATAG
- a CDS encoding L,D-transpeptidase: MMTPKDPISRRKFLSTSLALGAAGLAAPAIAQQIDPYTGQALQGTGGGATPDAGLVQYDANQDSRRNISSFRMQDWQPYFSTLTNGAILVDLPSRCLHYWSEDQAVYKLFPTSVPVSPDLTRTGRTEIIKKVEGPSWAPTPEMRKRNPEWPEFVKPGDPLNPMGTHALWLSWQYYRIHGTHDTRKIGRKSSNGCIGLYNEHIKQLYDLTKVGTQVMVI, translated from the coding sequence ATGATGACGCCGAAAGATCCGATCTCGCGTCGGAAATTCCTATCCACCTCGCTGGCGCTGGGGGCCGCGGGCCTGGCCGCGCCGGCCATCGCCCAACAGATCGACCCCTATACCGGCCAGGCGCTGCAAGGCACCGGCGGGGGCGCCACGCCGGACGCAGGGCTGGTGCAATACGACGCGAACCAGGATTCGCGGCGCAACATCTCCAGCTTCCGGATGCAGGACTGGCAGCCCTATTTCAGCACGCTGACCAATGGCGCGATCCTCGTGGACCTGCCCTCGCGTTGCTTGCATTACTGGTCCGAGGACCAGGCGGTCTACAAGCTGTTCCCGACCTCGGTCCCGGTCAGCCCCGACCTGACCCGCACCGGCCGGACCGAGATCATCAAGAAGGTCGAGGGACCCAGCTGGGCCCCCACCCCCGAGATGCGCAAGCGCAACCCGGAATGGCCGGAGTTCGTCAAGCCGGGCGATCCGCTGAACCCGATGGGCACGCATGCGCTGTGGCTGAGCTGGCAATATTACCGCATCCACGGCACCCACGACACCCGCAAGATCGGCCGCAAGTCCTCGAACGGCTGCATCGGCCTTTACAACGAGCACATCAAGCAACTCTACGACCTGACCAAGGTCGGCACGCAGGTGATGGTGATCTGA
- a CDS encoding NAD(P)H-dependent flavin oxidoreductase — translation MLPPILAQLRIPVVASPMFIVSGPELVIAQCKAGIVGSFPALNARENPGEPVLLDAWLTRIAEELDRHNQADPDHPAAPFAVNQIVHRSNARLERDIEICHRHKVPIWITSLGARPEVNAAAHDCGGIALHDVINDTFARKAIDKGADGLIAVAAGAGGHAGAQSPFALIQEIREWFDGPLLLSGAIATGRAVLAAQAIGADLAYVGSPFIATTEANAPPAYKRMITESGAEDIVTSSLFTGVSGNYLAPSIRAAGLDPANLDGADATTMDFDKAARGGKPKAWSQIWGSGQGIGAVKAVTPAAELVDRLAREYAAARSSLCAG, via the coding sequence ATGCTGCCGCCCATCCTTGCCCAACTGCGCATTCCCGTCGTGGCCTCGCCGATGTTCATCGTCTCGGGGCCCGAACTGGTCATCGCACAATGCAAGGCCGGCATCGTCGGCAGTTTCCCCGCCCTGAACGCCCGCGAAAATCCCGGCGAACCGGTGCTGCTGGACGCCTGGCTGACCCGCATCGCCGAGGAACTGGACCGCCACAACCAGGCCGATCCCGACCACCCCGCCGCGCCCTTCGCGGTGAACCAGATCGTCCATCGCAGCAACGCCCGCCTGGAACGCGACATCGAGATCTGCCACCGCCACAAGGTGCCGATCTGGATCACCAGCCTGGGCGCCCGGCCCGAGGTGAACGCGGCCGCCCATGACTGCGGCGGCATCGCGCTGCACGACGTGATCAACGACACCTTCGCCAGAAAGGCCATCGACAAGGGCGCCGACGGGCTGATCGCGGTGGCGGCGGGGGCGGGAGGCCACGCCGGCGCGCAATCGCCCTTCGCGCTGATCCAGGAAATCCGCGAATGGTTCGATGGGCCGCTGCTGCTCTCCGGCGCCATCGCCACCGGCCGGGCGGTGCTGGCGGCGCAGGCGATCGGCGCCGACCTCGCCTATGTCGGCAGCCCCTTCATAGCCACGACCGAAGCCAACGCCCCGCCCGCCTACAAGCGGATGATCACCGAAAGCGGCGCCGAAGACATCGTGACCTCGTCCCTCTTCACCGGCGTCTCGGGCAATTACCTCGCTCCGTCCATCCGGGCGGCCGGCCTCGACCCGGCCAACCTCGACGGAGCCGATGCCACCACGATGGATTTCGACAAGGCCGCGCGCGGCGGCAAGCCCAAGGCCTGGAGCCAGATCTGGGGCTCGGGCCAAGGCATCGGCGCGGTCAAGGCCGTGACCCCCGCCGCCGAACTCGTCGACCGTCTGGCCCGCGAATACGCCGCCGCCCGCAGCAGCCTCTGCGCGGGCTGA
- the dalA gene encoding divisome-associated lipoprotein DalA — translation MLKFSTLALVSVLALTACQRAPQQQLGPDGQPLPVAYKITPREEAQIPARLVGQMNALRANSGAGGLVQNPMLDAAAKVHARDMAAQNRAWHFGSDGSSPLDRVRRQGYSGHLVGENISETYENEITTLNAWMQNRDTRDVVMDPKASEFGIGWYQEPSGKIWWVLITGGAAGVPGMALAGGYGVAPVGVSGL, via the coding sequence ATGCTGAAATTTTCGACATTGGCGCTTGTTTCGGTGCTGGCGCTGACGGCCTGCCAGCGCGCGCCGCAGCAGCAGCTTGGCCCCGACGGCCAGCCGTTGCCCGTGGCCTACAAGATCACCCCGCGCGAAGAGGCGCAGATTCCCGCCCGGCTGGTGGGCCAGATGAACGCGCTGCGCGCCAACAGCGGCGCGGGCGGGCTGGTGCAGAACCCGATGCTGGACGCGGCCGCCAAAGTGCATGCCCGCGACATGGCGGCGCAGAACCGGGCCTGGCATTTCGGCTCGGACGGGTCGTCGCCGCTGGATCGGGTGCGGCGGCAGGGCTATTCGGGCCACCTGGTCGGCGAGAACATCTCCGAGACCTATGAGAACGAGATCACCACGCTGAACGCCTGGATGCAGAATCGCGACACCCGCGACGTGGTCATGGATCCCAAGGCCAGCGAGTTCGGCATCGGCTGGTATCAGGAGCCCTCGGGCAAGATCTGGTGGGTGCTGATCACCGGCGGCGCGGCCGGGGTGCCGGGCATGGCGCTGGCGGGCGGTTATGGCGTCGCGCCGGTCGGAGTCAGCGGGCTCTGA
- a CDS encoding YihY/virulence factor BrkB family protein codes for MIRDLWLFIQAIFERMDKIHMTLIAAGVAFYAMFAVFPGLAALFALWGLWYDPQQLEQYVHATDEFIPLGAADIIHGQINALIAAGRTQLGWTTAISFLIATISARQGVGGLIQGLNAAHGVRSHPTIWGFVLAYVLTLAIVGVIALGLATIILVPIAFNVLPDVPLRDWLIGSVPWMAIFLIVLLVIGIIYRFGPNVKAPRTPIFTWGSLFAALAWAGVSYGFSAYLASFNSYNRIYGSIGAVIALLMWFYLGGFTVLLGALLNLELARRRRFLAARKLRRAAQEAAGPAPERENR; via the coding sequence GTGATCAGGGATCTGTGGCTGTTCATCCAGGCGATCTTCGAGCGCATGGACAAGATCCACATGACCCTGATCGCAGCGGGCGTGGCCTTCTATGCCATGTTCGCGGTCTTTCCGGGCCTGGCGGCGCTGTTTGCCCTGTGGGGTCTGTGGTACGATCCGCAGCAGCTTGAACAATACGTCCATGCCACCGACGAATTCATCCCCCTGGGCGCGGCGGACATCATCCACGGCCAGATCAACGCGCTGATCGCGGCCGGGCGGACGCAACTGGGCTGGACCACGGCGATTTCCTTCCTGATCGCCACCATTTCGGCCCGGCAGGGCGTGGGCGGGCTGATCCAGGGGCTGAACGCGGCGCATGGCGTGCGCTCGCATCCGACGATCTGGGGCTTCGTCCTGGCCTATGTGCTGACGCTGGCCATCGTCGGTGTGATCGCGCTGGGTCTGGCCACGATCATCCTGGTGCCCATCGCCTTCAACGTCCTGCCCGACGTGCCGCTGCGCGACTGGCTGATCGGCTCGGTGCCCTGGATGGCGATCTTCCTGATCGTGCTGCTGGTGATCGGCATCATCTATCGCTTCGGCCCCAACGTGAAGGCGCCGCGGACGCCGATCTTCACCTGGGGCTCGCTGTTCGCGGCCCTGGCCTGGGCGGGCGTATCCTACGGATTCTCGGCCTATCTGGCCAGTTTCAACAGCTACAACCGGATTTACGGCTCGATCGGGGCGGTGATCGCGCTGCTGATGTGGTTCTATCTGGGCGGGTTCACCGTGCTGCTGGGCGCGCTTCTGAACCTGGAACTGGCGCGGAGGCGGCGCTTCCTGGCCGCAAGGAAGCTGCGGCGCGCGGCGCAGGAAGCCGCCGGTCCGGCCCCCGAACGCGAGAACCGCTGA